Proteins encoded by one window of Vigna radiata var. radiata cultivar VC1973A chromosome 5, Vradiata_ver6, whole genome shotgun sequence:
- the LOC106760732 gene encoding TOM1-like protein 9 isoform X2, which yields MTSGFKRVGLGIAQRRQTKDVIKGIKKRLGSKVPRVQISALTLLETIIKNCGDIVHMHVAERDVLHEMVKIAKKKINYQVRDKILVLIDSWQEAFGGPRSRYPQYYAAYQELLRAGAIFPQRSERSAPVFTPLQTQPLSSYPQNIRDTFAQQDTAESSADSEFPALSLSEIQNARGIMDVLAEMLNALDPGNKEGLQQEVIVDLVEQCRTYKQRVVHLVNSTSDESLLCQGLSLNDDLQRVLAKHESIASGTSASGTSSGTPAQNHTENLKTAPTGTLVDFDGPLVDFGDTSKQTDGRSSANAETESQSLNQLLLPAPPTSNEPASPAKVDPKVDLLSGDDYNSPKAETSLALVPLGEQQPASPMSQQNALVLFDMFSNGSNPPTSVNIQPINVAGQTSPFSPQCQQQQTFISQGLFYPIGGGPNVGSPRYEQSPYMQSTGPSWNGQVAQQQQPPSPVYGTTSGGSFPPPPWEAQPTDNDSPVLGSQYPQPLQVTQVVMTHIQSAAHPQGPQAAGHDQAVGMYMQPNASHISTINNNVQSNQSGLYPQHIQGVASPYMGMTSHPMHSMYPQQMYGNQFVGYGYGQQPAVQYVEQQMYGLSMRDDGALRNSYQVSSASYVPPVKPSKPEDNLFGDLVNLAKVKPKPTADRTGGV from the exons ATGACGAGTGGCTTCAAGAGGGTTGGACTCGGCATAGCACAGCGAAG GCAAACAAAGGATGTTATTAAAGGTATAAAGAAGCGGCTTGGAAGTAAAGTTCCTAGAGTTCAAATAAGTGCATTAACT CTTTTGGAGACAATAATTAAGAATTGTGGAGACATTGTACACATGCATGTTGCCGAGAGAGATGTTCTTCATGAGATGGTTAAAATAGCGAAGAAGAAG ATCAATTATCAGGTCCGAGATAAGATATTGGTTCTTATAGATAGTTGGCAAGAGGCTTTTGGAGGGCCAAGATCAAGATATCCACAGTATTATGCAGCATACCAGGAGCTTTTG CGTGCTGGGGCAATATTCCCTCAGAGGTCTGAGCGATCTGCACCTGTGTTCACACCGCTACAAACACAACCATTGTCATCATACCCTCAAAATATACGAGATACTTTTGCTCAACAAGACACAGCTGAGTCATCTGCAGATTCTGAGTTTCCAGCCCTAAG TTTGTCAGAAATTCAAAATGCACGTGGTATTATGGATGTTCTTGCAGAAATGCTCAATGCATTGGACCCTGGTAACAAAGAA GGTCTTCAGCAGGAAGTTATTGTTGATTTAGTGGAGCAATGTCGAACATACAAGCAGAGAGTGGTACACCTTGTTAATTCAACTTC TGACGAATCATTGCTATGCCAAGGCTTATCGCTGAATGATGATCTTCAGCGTGTCTTGGCCAAGCATGAATCCATTGCTTCGGGAACTTCTGCTTCGGGAACTTCTTCAGGAACTCCTGCTCAAAATCATACTGAGAATCTGAAGACTGCACCTACTGGAACACTTGTAGATTTTGATGGTCCTTTGGTTGATTTTGGAGATACCAGTAAACAGACGGATGGAAG GTCGTCTGCTAATGCTGAAACTGAGTCTCAATCTTTGAACCAGTTACTGCTTCCAGCGCCCCCAACATCAAATGAACCAGCTTCCCCTGCGAAGGTTGATCCTAAAGTGGACCTGCTCAGTGGTGACGACTATAACTCACCAAAAGCAGAGACTTCACTTGCTCTCGTTCCTTTAGGCGAACAGCAGCCAGCCAGCCCTATGTCTCAACAGAATGCCCTTGTTCTTTTTGATATGTTTTCTAATGGAAGCAATCCACCTACTTCTGTTAATATCCAGCCAATTAATGTTGCTGGTCAAACCAGTCCATTTTCTCCTCAATGTCAACAGCAGCAGACTTTCATATCTCAAGGGCTGTTTTACCCCATTGGAGGTGGGCCAAATGTTGGATCACCTCGGTATGAGCAATCACCTTATATGCAGAGCACAGGTCCTTCTTGGAATGGCCAGGTTGCGCAGCAGCAACAGCCTCCTTCACCAGTTTACG GTACAACAAGTGGTGGATCATTTCCGCCGCCTCCGTGGGAAGCACAACCTACAGACAATGATAGTCCAGTATTGGGCAGTCAATACCCACAACCATTGCAAGTCACTCAAGTGGTAATGACGCATATACAAAGTGCTGCACATCCTCAGGGACCTCAAGCGGCGGGGCATGACCAGGCTGTTGGAATGTATATGCAACCAAATGCTAGCCATATCTCAACAATCAACAACAATGTTCAAAGTAATCAATCCGGCTTGTACCCGCAGCATATTCAGGGTGTTGCCAGTCCCTATATGGGTATGACTTCACATCCAATGCATTCCATGTATCCTCAACAAATGTATGGCAACCAATTCGTAGGATATGGCTATGGTCAGCAACCAGCGGTTCAGTATGTTGAGCAGCAAATGTATGGTTTATCAATGAGAGATGATGGTGCTCTGAGAAATTCTTACCAGGTTTCTTCTGCATCCTATGTGCCACCTGTGAAGCCTTCCAAACCAGAGGATAATTTATTTGGGGACCTTGTTAACTTGGCAAAAGTGAAACCAAAACCTACTGCTGACCGAACTGGTGGCGTGTAA
- the LOC106760732 gene encoding TOM1-like protein 9 isoform X1 has translation MVNALVERATSSMLVGPDWALNMEICDILNRDPGQTKDVIKGIKKRLGSKVPRVQISALTLLETIIKNCGDIVHMHVAERDVLHEMVKIAKKKINYQVRDKILVLIDSWQEAFGGPRSRYPQYYAAYQELLRAGAIFPQRSERSAPVFTPLQTQPLSSYPQNIRDTFAQQDTAESSADSEFPALSLSEIQNARGIMDVLAEMLNALDPGNKEGLQQEVIVDLVEQCRTYKQRVVHLVNSTSDESLLCQGLSLNDDLQRVLAKHESIASGTSASGTSSGTPAQNHTENLKTAPTGTLVDFDGPLVDFGDTSKQTDGRSSANAETESQSLNQLLLPAPPTSNEPASPAKVDPKVDLLSGDDYNSPKAETSLALVPLGEQQPASPMSQQNALVLFDMFSNGSNPPTSVNIQPINVAGQTSPFSPQCQQQQTFISQGLFYPIGGGPNVGSPRYEQSPYMQSTGPSWNGQVAQQQQPPSPVYGTTSGGSFPPPPWEAQPTDNDSPVLGSQYPQPLQVTQVVMTHIQSAAHPQGPQAAGHDQAVGMYMQPNASHISTINNNVQSNQSGLYPQHIQGVASPYMGMTSHPMHSMYPQQMYGNQFVGYGYGQQPAVQYVEQQMYGLSMRDDGALRNSYQVSSASYVPPVKPSKPEDNLFGDLVNLAKVKPKPTADRTGGV, from the exons ATGGTGAATGCCTTAGTTGAACGTGCCACAAGCAGCATGCTTGTGGGCCCTGATTGGGCTTTGAACATGGAGATCTGTGACATACTCAATCGCGACCCTGG GCAAACAAAGGATGTTATTAAAGGTATAAAGAAGCGGCTTGGAAGTAAAGTTCCTAGAGTTCAAATAAGTGCATTAACT CTTTTGGAGACAATAATTAAGAATTGTGGAGACATTGTACACATGCATGTTGCCGAGAGAGATGTTCTTCATGAGATGGTTAAAATAGCGAAGAAGAAG ATCAATTATCAGGTCCGAGATAAGATATTGGTTCTTATAGATAGTTGGCAAGAGGCTTTTGGAGGGCCAAGATCAAGATATCCACAGTATTATGCAGCATACCAGGAGCTTTTG CGTGCTGGGGCAATATTCCCTCAGAGGTCTGAGCGATCTGCACCTGTGTTCACACCGCTACAAACACAACCATTGTCATCATACCCTCAAAATATACGAGATACTTTTGCTCAACAAGACACAGCTGAGTCATCTGCAGATTCTGAGTTTCCAGCCCTAAG TTTGTCAGAAATTCAAAATGCACGTGGTATTATGGATGTTCTTGCAGAAATGCTCAATGCATTGGACCCTGGTAACAAAGAA GGTCTTCAGCAGGAAGTTATTGTTGATTTAGTGGAGCAATGTCGAACATACAAGCAGAGAGTGGTACACCTTGTTAATTCAACTTC TGACGAATCATTGCTATGCCAAGGCTTATCGCTGAATGATGATCTTCAGCGTGTCTTGGCCAAGCATGAATCCATTGCTTCGGGAACTTCTGCTTCGGGAACTTCTTCAGGAACTCCTGCTCAAAATCATACTGAGAATCTGAAGACTGCACCTACTGGAACACTTGTAGATTTTGATGGTCCTTTGGTTGATTTTGGAGATACCAGTAAACAGACGGATGGAAG GTCGTCTGCTAATGCTGAAACTGAGTCTCAATCTTTGAACCAGTTACTGCTTCCAGCGCCCCCAACATCAAATGAACCAGCTTCCCCTGCGAAGGTTGATCCTAAAGTGGACCTGCTCAGTGGTGACGACTATAACTCACCAAAAGCAGAGACTTCACTTGCTCTCGTTCCTTTAGGCGAACAGCAGCCAGCCAGCCCTATGTCTCAACAGAATGCCCTTGTTCTTTTTGATATGTTTTCTAATGGAAGCAATCCACCTACTTCTGTTAATATCCAGCCAATTAATGTTGCTGGTCAAACCAGTCCATTTTCTCCTCAATGTCAACAGCAGCAGACTTTCATATCTCAAGGGCTGTTTTACCCCATTGGAGGTGGGCCAAATGTTGGATCACCTCGGTATGAGCAATCACCTTATATGCAGAGCACAGGTCCTTCTTGGAATGGCCAGGTTGCGCAGCAGCAACAGCCTCCTTCACCAGTTTACG GTACAACAAGTGGTGGATCATTTCCGCCGCCTCCGTGGGAAGCACAACCTACAGACAATGATAGTCCAGTATTGGGCAGTCAATACCCACAACCATTGCAAGTCACTCAAGTGGTAATGACGCATATACAAAGTGCTGCACATCCTCAGGGACCTCAAGCGGCGGGGCATGACCAGGCTGTTGGAATGTATATGCAACCAAATGCTAGCCATATCTCAACAATCAACAACAATGTTCAAAGTAATCAATCCGGCTTGTACCCGCAGCATATTCAGGGTGTTGCCAGTCCCTATATGGGTATGACTTCACATCCAATGCATTCCATGTATCCTCAACAAATGTATGGCAACCAATTCGTAGGATATGGCTATGGTCAGCAACCAGCGGTTCAGTATGTTGAGCAGCAAATGTATGGTTTATCAATGAGAGATGATGGTGCTCTGAGAAATTCTTACCAGGTTTCTTCTGCATCCTATGTGCCACCTGTGAAGCCTTCCAAACCAGAGGATAATTTATTTGGGGACCTTGTTAACTTGGCAAAAGTGAAACCAAAACCTACTGCTGACCGAACTGGTGGCGTGTAA
- the LOC106760732 gene encoding TOM1-like protein 9 isoform X3 — MQHTRSFWICLFQRAGAIFPQRSERSAPVFTPLQTQPLSSYPQNIRDTFAQQDTAESSADSEFPALSLSEIQNARGIMDVLAEMLNALDPGNKEGLQQEVIVDLVEQCRTYKQRVVHLVNSTSDESLLCQGLSLNDDLQRVLAKHESIASGTSASGTSSGTPAQNHTENLKTAPTGTLVDFDGPLVDFGDTSKQTDGRSSANAETESQSLNQLLLPAPPTSNEPASPAKVDPKVDLLSGDDYNSPKAETSLALVPLGEQQPASPMSQQNALVLFDMFSNGSNPPTSVNIQPINVAGQTSPFSPQCQQQQTFISQGLFYPIGGGPNVGSPRYEQSPYMQSTGPSWNGQVAQQQQPPSPVYGTTSGGSFPPPPWEAQPTDNDSPVLGSQYPQPLQVTQVVMTHIQSAAHPQGPQAAGHDQAVGMYMQPNASHISTINNNVQSNQSGLYPQHIQGVASPYMGMTSHPMHSMYPQQMYGNQFVGYGYGQQPAVQYVEQQMYGLSMRDDGALRNSYQVSSASYVPPVKPSKPEDNLFGDLVNLAKVKPKPTADRTGGV, encoded by the exons ATGCAGCATACCAGGAGCTTTTG GATTTGTTTGTTTCAGCGTGCTGGGGCAATATTCCCTCAGAGGTCTGAGCGATCTGCACCTGTGTTCACACCGCTACAAACACAACCATTGTCATCATACCCTCAAAATATACGAGATACTTTTGCTCAACAAGACACAGCTGAGTCATCTGCAGATTCTGAGTTTCCAGCCCTAAG TTTGTCAGAAATTCAAAATGCACGTGGTATTATGGATGTTCTTGCAGAAATGCTCAATGCATTGGACCCTGGTAACAAAGAA GGTCTTCAGCAGGAAGTTATTGTTGATTTAGTGGAGCAATGTCGAACATACAAGCAGAGAGTGGTACACCTTGTTAATTCAACTTC TGACGAATCATTGCTATGCCAAGGCTTATCGCTGAATGATGATCTTCAGCGTGTCTTGGCCAAGCATGAATCCATTGCTTCGGGAACTTCTGCTTCGGGAACTTCTTCAGGAACTCCTGCTCAAAATCATACTGAGAATCTGAAGACTGCACCTACTGGAACACTTGTAGATTTTGATGGTCCTTTGGTTGATTTTGGAGATACCAGTAAACAGACGGATGGAAG GTCGTCTGCTAATGCTGAAACTGAGTCTCAATCTTTGAACCAGTTACTGCTTCCAGCGCCCCCAACATCAAATGAACCAGCTTCCCCTGCGAAGGTTGATCCTAAAGTGGACCTGCTCAGTGGTGACGACTATAACTCACCAAAAGCAGAGACTTCACTTGCTCTCGTTCCTTTAGGCGAACAGCAGCCAGCCAGCCCTATGTCTCAACAGAATGCCCTTGTTCTTTTTGATATGTTTTCTAATGGAAGCAATCCACCTACTTCTGTTAATATCCAGCCAATTAATGTTGCTGGTCAAACCAGTCCATTTTCTCCTCAATGTCAACAGCAGCAGACTTTCATATCTCAAGGGCTGTTTTACCCCATTGGAGGTGGGCCAAATGTTGGATCACCTCGGTATGAGCAATCACCTTATATGCAGAGCACAGGTCCTTCTTGGAATGGCCAGGTTGCGCAGCAGCAACAGCCTCCTTCACCAGTTTACG GTACAACAAGTGGTGGATCATTTCCGCCGCCTCCGTGGGAAGCACAACCTACAGACAATGATAGTCCAGTATTGGGCAGTCAATACCCACAACCATTGCAAGTCACTCAAGTGGTAATGACGCATATACAAAGTGCTGCACATCCTCAGGGACCTCAAGCGGCGGGGCATGACCAGGCTGTTGGAATGTATATGCAACCAAATGCTAGCCATATCTCAACAATCAACAACAATGTTCAAAGTAATCAATCCGGCTTGTACCCGCAGCATATTCAGGGTGTTGCCAGTCCCTATATGGGTATGACTTCACATCCAATGCATTCCATGTATCCTCAACAAATGTATGGCAACCAATTCGTAGGATATGGCTATGGTCAGCAACCAGCGGTTCAGTATGTTGAGCAGCAAATGTATGGTTTATCAATGAGAGATGATGGTGCTCTGAGAAATTCTTACCAGGTTTCTTCTGCATCCTATGTGCCACCTGTGAAGCCTTCCAAACCAGAGGATAATTTATTTGGGGACCTTGTTAACTTGGCAAAAGTGAAACCAAAACCTACTGCTGACCGAACTGGTGGCGTGTAA